The genomic segment GTGCTTAGAATTTTTGTTGTCTAGGTAAATGGTCATTTTCATCTGATTGTTTATTTATACAGAAGGCTTGAGTTTCAAGTCCATTTACATAGTTTTCTTGGGGCGAGGGTTTGTTGCTGGTTTTGGATCGTCACTGGAACTGCAGAATCAGATTATTGGATGATAAAATGAGGCCATAAATTGATACCATCCCGTGTAAATCGTGAGACTCAATCCTCTTGGAGGCAAGGAAGGGGTCATTACAAGATTCTTCAAAAGATTCGACATtagttttattttaagttattgaGTATTTATAGAATGTTAGATATGGCTGGAGAAGCTTCTGAAGCTGGTTCGAGAGTATCAAATCCCGGATCAGTGAGAAGTGGATCTTTACGTGAGGAGGAAACTTTCCACCGGCAAGCAAGTTTTAGCGGAAGTGGATCAAGGAATACCAGCCCTCTTGGCAGGATGAGTTCGGGGAGCACGAGTCCGTCTAGGCAGAAAGTGATTAAGACCAAACCACGGGGTTTAGACGAAGAAATTATGGCCACATTTTGTAAATCTGTACAACCAGATATCCAGATGGAAGATAATATATGGGCCATGCTGCCAGAAGATTTGTTAAATGAAATATTGGCTAGAGTTCCACCATTCATGATTTTTCGGCTCCGTTCTGTTTGCAAAAGATGGAATTCAATTTTGCAAGACAATAGCTTTCTGAAGTTCCATTCACAAGTACCCTCCCATGGGCCTTGCCTTCTCACATTTTGGAAAAATTCACagactcctcaatgttcagttTTCAGCTTGCCTTTGAAACAGTTGTTTCGGATTCCATTTACATTTCTGCCACAGTGGGCTTTCTGGTTGGTTGGTTCATCAGGGGGCCTGGTTTGTTTCTCAGGATTGGATGGATTGACTTTCAAAACATTAGTTTGTAATCCATTAACACAAACTTGGAGGACTTTGCCAGCTATGCATTATAATCAACAAAGACAATTGATAATGGTAGTTGATCGAAAAGATCGGTCTTTTAAAATTATAGCCATCAGTGACATTTATGGTGTCAAGTCCTTGCCTACAGAAGTATATGACTCAAAGCTTTGCAAATGGTCACTTCACCAAACCATGCCTGCCGTTAATCTTTGCTCCTCAAAGATGGCATTTTGTGACTCGAGGTTGTATTTGGAGACTCTTTCACCATTAGGTTTGATGATGTATAGAATGGATACGGGCCACTGGGAACACATCCCTGCAAAATTTCCTCGG from the Primulina eburnea isolate SZY01 chromosome 3, ASM2296580v1, whole genome shotgun sequence genome contains:
- the LOC140826481 gene encoding F-box/kelch-repeat protein At5g15710-like encodes the protein MLDMAGEASEAGSRVSNPGSVRSGSLREEETFHRQASFSGSGSRNTSPLGRMSSGSTSPSRQKVIKTKPRGLDEEIMATFCKSVQPDIQMEDNIWAMLPEDLLNEILARVPPFMIFRLRSVCKRWNSILQDNSFLKFHSQVPSHGPCLLTFWKNSQTPQCSVFSLPLKQLFRIPFTFLPQWAFWLVGSSGGLVCFSGLDGLTFKTLVCNPLTQTWRTLPAMHYNQQRQLIMVVDRKDRSFKIIAISDIYGVKSLPTEVYDSKLCKWSLHQTMPAVNLCSSKMAFCDSRLYLETLSPLGLMMYRMDTGHWEHIPAKFPRSLLDGYLVAGTQKRLFLVGRIGLYSTLQSMRIWELDHSNFVWVEVSRMPPRYFRALLRLSAERFECFGQDNLICFTSWNQGKGLLYDVDKKVWSWIVGCALQSYNSQVCFYEPRFDAMIY